Below is a genomic region from Vanessa atalanta chromosome W, ilVanAtal1.2, whole genome shotgun sequence.
attccgGTTAGTGAAGATTCCATAGAAATGACTGCTTTTATAACAAATGACGGACAATACGAGTTTTTAACTATGCCTTTTGGCTTAAAGAACGCTATCTCAGTATTTCAACGGGCTATTATGAATGCTCTAGGTGATCTAGCTCATGATTACGTGATCGTTTATGTCGATGACATTTTGATAGTTTCTCCCGACGTAGAGTTAGGTTTACAGAGACTTTACACTGTATTGGAAGTTTTGACTAAAGCTGGTTTCTCTTTGAACCTCAAGAAGTGCTCCTTCCTCAAGACGAAGGTAGAGTTCTTGGGATTCGAAGTAGAGTCCGGTCAGATTAAACCCAATCGTAGAAAGGTAGAGGCCTTAACTGCTTTACCACCCCCTGAAACGGTGACTCAACTACGACAGTTTATAGGTCTAGCGTCTTATTTTCGACAGTTGATTAAAGATTTCTCTAAAATAATGGCTCCCTTGCACCGATTAACTTCATTGAAAGGCGAATTAAATTGGAAACCTGAACATGAAGTCATTCGTCAAAAAGTAATTTCTGTTCTATCGAGTGACCCTATATTATCGATCTATGACCCCGAGCTTCCAGTAGAGTTGCATACAGACGCGAGTAGTTTAGGCTATGGAGCAATCTTATTTCAAGTCAAAGATAATAAACGTAGTGTAGTAGCTTATTACAGTAAAAGAACATCTCCAGCAGAAAGCCAGTATCACTCGTACGATCTTGAAACTCTCGCTGTTGTAAATTCGATCAAGCATTTTAGGCAATATCTTCATGGCAAAAAGTTTACCGTCTTTACTGATTGTAATTCGTTAAAATCTTCTCAAACGAAAAAGGAACTCACTCCTCGGGCGCATAGATGGTGGTCCTTTCTACAGTCATTCGATTTTGATGTCGTATACAGAGAGGGAAAACGTATGTCGCATGTAGACTTCTTCTCGCGAAATCCTTTGTCTCTTGATTCAAAAGCAGTAGATCGTGTTAGTCCAAAACGCGTTGACGTAACTGAGCTTTCCCCTAACTGGCTCCAAGCGGAACAACAGTGCGACGCTgagatttcaaaaataattactgactTAGAAGAAAATCGTTTAGATGAACAATTAGCGAAAACTTATGTGTTACGGTCAGGTATCTTACACCGAAAAATACAGCGCAACGGTAGAACTAAGAGCTTACCATATTTACCTCGTGCTCTCAGATGGTCCGTAGTTAATAACTTTCACGACGCTATTGTTCATCTTGGTGCCGAAAAGACTACTgaaaaactatttcattattattggtTTCCGGGAATGTCTCAGTATGTTAGAAAATTCATTGATAATTGCGTTACATGTAAAGTAGCGAAATCGCATTCTGGTAAAATTCAAGCCGAATTGCATTCAATACCTAAAGTAACGACGCCATGGCATACGGTTCATATAGACGCGACGGGCGTAAACGTAGCGgcaaaaacgataaaaaagaatacattttcGTGTTAATAGATGCGTTTACGAAGTACGTGTTGCTCTTTCATTCGACAAACATTGACTCTAAAAGTAGCATTCACGCCGTAACTAAAAGTACAGCTCTATTTGGTGCTCCAAGTCGCATAATAGCCGACCAAGGACGTTGTTTTGCGAGTAAGGAATTTCGTGATTTTTgtgttagtaaaaatattgacttaCATCTGATAGCGGCCGGTTCATCTCGTGCCAACGGTCAAGTAGAGAGAGTTATGAGTGTTCTTAAATCAATGTTAACTGCGGTAGAAACAAGCGGTGATAAATCGTGGCAGGATACTATAAGCGAGGTTCAACTAGCAATAAATTGTACGATGAATAGAGTTACAAAAGCTTCTCCACTTGAACTTTTAATCGGGAAAGTTGCAAGACCGTTGTCATTGATGTGTAGCGAAATAGAGACCGATGTTGATTTGAACGAAATTCGCGATCGCGCGGCTGAGAATATAACAAAAGGTGCGGAATATGATAAGGCTCGATTTGATAAAACAAAGgctaaaattaagaattttgcaGTAGGTGACTTTGTATTGTTAGAAAACGAAGAACGGAACCAAACAAAGTTAGATTCGAAGTATAAAGGTCCGTTTAAGGTGATTGAGGTTTTGGATGGTGATCGTTACATGTTAAAGGCTTTAAATTCAAAGCGTACGTACAAATATGCACACGATAGGTTAAGAAAGATGCCAGCAGGTCATTTACCAGTCGATGTTGATGTTGATGATAGCTGTAACGGTATTGACGAGTAAGCTTAATGTGTGTAGACGAGTAAGGGGTGCTAGCGGCCGTATTGCGTTCGACCGTACCTGTAGTTATTACGTAGTCGTAGCCCGGTAGAAGTCGGTATCTCTTGAGGCAACTCAAGTAGACCGTGGGTGCGCGGTGCGCGTTTAACTCAGGCGGAGGTCGGGGTCTAAGAGAGACCACTATGGTGTGTAGTCACGGGGTGATACACATGGGCACATGCAAGGTTTCGATCCACGCGGTGGATGCGGCAGGGCAATGTGATTGCCAGTCGGCTAGAGAGCCGTGGCGTTAGAGGTTTTTACTAGTAGAGTTTTGTAAACTTTAAAGATAATGTTGCAGTATAGTGTTAATGTGGAATAAAATGACTGTGGTATCTGGCCTGGCGCGGTGATCTTGactgtaattgtaattttgattattttgaattcCTATTGTTcgatattgttttaaagtagAGTTGAAGTTGAGTtgttaatagaaattaaactgTAGTGATCTAAGAGTTTCTTTATTTATCCGATGTGTATGTAATGTCAGAAGTGGCCGAGCAGAACAAGGTTTTCCTGTGGTATGTTTTGCCGGCAGGTTAACAATCACACGTGGGCGAGTGCAAGCAGGATGGCCGTGTCGCAACCGGGTGAATTATTTCtgtcaacgccatctagtggtatACGTTCGAGACTACGTTATGGAGTCGTTTCCGGAACGCCAGCGCCACGTAGCGGCACTCGATGGAGTTTGTGTAAGCATGCGCCTGAGGGGAACGTCGGACATCACTAATCTCCGAGCGTTCGGCGCGTGCAGTCACAGAACCATCGCGCATTCCGGTCACCTACTTAAACTGTGTTACTGAGTCATTATACTGTGGTTGATTGTACAAGTGTGTTTTCTTGATCCTACGTCACCCACCGATAGACGCCCACATAAGAAAACCATGAACTATAACTGTGGTGATGGCCCtccgccgtcatatatatataaatcgtcAAAGACTTCTTGCATCTTTCCAAATTACCACCCTACGGCGTCCACTGAATGTAacatcattttaaatgtttttaatgcgTATATATGAAGTTTATATCAGTATAATTTCATGAGTTaacgcagaatttcgtttaaatatgattttttattattcgatttCAAAATTTTCCCGGTCATTTAGCGCGTCCGTGCACCACCTTAACCATCTTGTACCCTGTATATCTCCGTATACTTTCTATACACTCCGTGAATACTCACACGTCCATCAAAACTTATGCTTAAATCGATTCTATATAATGCCCAGTATATATTACACACATTACGCTAACAATGTTACACCCATCTATTTTGGAAAATATAACGATACCGAATACTGTTTGTAATCATGTATTCATCGTACTAGTCAACCAGCTTCCAGCTATACCAATGCTTATACTGCGTCCCTAGCCATAAGTACCTACTATTTTaggtttgtatttaatttgcattttttcatttttattttgtattatatttgcgTCTCTGTGGCATAGTGAAGATGAAATAAGTAAGCTGacaacatttataagtaaattggtGTAAAGAATAAACAGAAAGATAAttatgtaatgttgtcttagattttcgcgattattacacattgaaataaaactagtttttaacggatttaatcgcgtatattaattattttaacatcccgacgtttcgagttTGCAGTGTttgtggtcacgggcagtctgcacgaacgaacactgcaaagttttatttcaagataatTATGATTaggtttatgtatatattcaaagacaaaattaaaatatagtacgGGTAAGTTGTTGTTGACGAGTAAGAATGAAGGCATATATACTTAGGTTAGTTgacttaaaattataagcaGGTAAGTTAGTGTAAACAGGTTAGTTAAATAATACAGGCGCAGTGGCGTACACAGGTaggtaaataaaaagataaatcttTAAGTAGGCAAACTCATAGACACAGGTAGGTAATCACGCGTAGGTGAATACCTTTCTACCCATTTTTTGGGTAGAAAAAATCACCTACTTATGTTTTTAACATCAGTTGCTGTAAACCTCCACTAGTCCCCCACCTTATGGGGTCTGCACAGTATCCTTCGAAATTGAGGAAGTTGTCTGAGTTTTTGTCGTGTTTCCATTTGTCGAAGATATCGTCCAGATCCGGTTTTAGTAAATCTAGGTTCCCCTGCTGTCTTCCGGATACCCAATTGTCTATATCTCTCCAAACGTCCTCCTTCGTCCAAGGGCTTTTGGCGCCTAACGTTTCCAAGTGCATCAGCAACTTATACGCAGGCCCCTGTGCGAACACTTTTGGAAATGCCCATCTACTGATGCACTTAAGAGATTGGCGCACGAAATCGTCACGGATTGTGTAGTTAACCACGTTCGGTTCCTGTGAGAATCTCTTGATGAAATTGTTCTGTATTCGATGACATAGCCCAATTAGAGTTCTGGCTATGTTCCTCTGTCCTGCAGCGGTGTATAGATGGCATAACAATGCCAGACCGGATCCGAAGGATGTGTCTGCTAAAGGAAAGCCGCCTCTCATTTCCACACGAAAGCGAACCAGAGAGCCCAGCTTGTCGACGTTGGGTTTGAAGTTACCTATTTCATCCATAGATGAGAGTAATTCATCGTCGACAGCTACGCTATACAGGGTCACTCCCCTGTCAAATAGTTTCCCAGTCATAACGGGAAAGGTCAGCCTGGTGTTTTTCCTGCCTGGGGACTCCCAGGTGCCAGGTGCGTTAGATTTGAATTGATTGTTGTCGTAGCCAGTGTGGTGTAGATCTGCCAACGCACGATGTGAAGACTCGATGATGTGAGTCCGATGCGCTGGCCATTCTCGACAGTTCTGCATCATACTGTCGGTGCACCCTCCCGCGGACTCGGACTTCGCTGTGTCAACGGGTTTGGGGGTGGTTCCGCCTGCGTCTCTGCCGCTTTTGGTGGTGCTTCTACTGACAGGACCTGGGTCGGGCCTGCGTCTTGCATCAATTTCACGTGCACCTCGGGAGAGCTTTTCCGCTCTCCAGGGCCCGCGCTTGTGACCTCCTTGTATAAAAAAGCCATGTTGGGAGGGTCCGGGTACTCCGAAAGGGTCACGTTCCATAGAGTACTCGCGAATACAGATGATGTTATTGGCCCGTTTAATATCAGCACCGTGCTAGGCGCAGAAACGTCACGACAATGGTACTTCAGTGATGTGCAGAATACGTTAGCCACGAACACGTTGCTGCATGGCTCTGGGCCACAACGACCGATTGTTTGGATCCTCCAGTTATCTACGGACAATGGCATGAAAACAGGCGCTGCCCTGGCTGGTAATGACAGCATCCTTGGCAGTCTACGATACGTGTTCCCAGTGGAGGCGTACCATGGTAGGGCAAGTCTTGTTTCTGCTGTTATCTCGACATACATAGTGACGTACTCATCCGTCACGTTTCCGTGCTGCCCCTTCACCTCCACGTACGTCCTCAAACCGAACTTCTCTGCCCACTGTTGTGTCGCAAACATGGGTATCGGTACACTCGCGGCTCATTGGTCCCTCTGTATTTCAATCGCATAATATTCCGCTTCCACGTCTCCTCTGATAGTATGATCAGGCCGTGAATTTCTTCCGAACATAGTATGTGCATGACTAGGTAACACATGATTTAATGTCAGTGTACGTATCTTATTTCTCGCTGACATCATGCCCACACCGTTGTCCACGTGTAGCCCGGACCACATCCATCTATCTATGTCGTTGTTAGTCATATATAGACTTAGGGACAAAGTTAGCGCTGACCCTTGCATGACTAGCATAGATTGTAATCCTGCTGCGTTTTTGATGTTGAATCGATAGTCGTTCTTATCGATTAGCCCCAGAGCAGCCATCACCCTATAGCAAGAAATGGCTGAATGGCACTGGTATTGAGGTATGGACTCAGTCATGTATGGTGTTTCCCAATGGGAGTTGTATCCTACAACGACATCATTCTCCACCGCTGCCTCGTGTTCTATGTTAGTAGCACTCATAGGGTACTGTAGCAATGGGCTGGTCATTGCCCAGTTGTACCCAGCTACACGAGATGTGTATGTTTCAGACCTGTTCGCAATGGGTCCTGCATTTATGTCAGATGATGTATGACGGGGATTATCTTCAGCAAAATTATGTACGCCGATCGTCCATGCACCATTCAGTGCGTGTGCGTAACGACGTCCACCCTCGTCGGCGACCTCTAGGGTAGGTGATTCTGGGACAGCGCTGCAGAGCTCTGCGGCCAACGAGAATGCAATTTGAAATGCCATATCCACGCATAAGTTAGTCTCTATCCATTCCAGGGCATGGCACATTCTCAGTGCTGAGTTTTGGTAGTCTAGTAATAGATCATGGAACGCATTAGTCGCGTTATACATGTAGTCCGTCAGGTCGTTAGGCAGTTCATTGATGTACGGAGACCCGGAGTATACATTCATTCCTGCAGGTCTTAATATTGGTAGGTGATTGTTACGAGAAGTGACGCTCTCGTCCAATAGTACTAGCATAACCCCATTTGGTCCGGACACTGACACATTGTGGCCGTGGGGTATGAACGTGTAATGTGTATCATGTGCGACGTTATTTTCTGCCGTATGCTGTGTCATTACTCTACAACACAAGCGTCCTGCCCACACAGAAGTGTCGAGAAAGCAGAGTATGTACTCCTGCAGGAATGGGGAACTGACCAAGTCTGTAGATACTGGCACAGCGCACCAAGTTTGATCCATTGCCTGTATTGACCATCCTGCGTTAGCCAGAGCGGCGTCGTGACCTTTCAGATGATTTGTGGAAGCAGGCAAAGTCACAGCTATTATGTTGATTGGAGTGCGCACGCCTTCGGCCCACGTGTGGATGTGCTGTACGCGGGTTGCGTTGAACCGTAAGTTCTCACGTCGTAAGAAGTGATTTGTGGTGCGATCTACATCGAACATGTCGCCACAAGCTGCGGAAGCGTACAGCAGACCCCGAAGAGCCGGTGCTGTATCAATGTGAGAGCCGTTTGAAGATGAAGAATATGCAGCCAACATCTGCATGGATGGCAGGTCTCGTGCCAATGGACTGCGCACAGTATTCAAAAGTGGTTGTGTTGCTGCTTTGTCGGTGCTAGTAGTTATAGCCAACATCTGTTGACACGTAGCTGATAAAGGTGGAGTCACTGGACCCGAGCTTTGGAAGCTGGTATACCGGGTAATGACAGCTTTTGATGGTATTTTTTTCAGCTTCGATCTTTCTGTTGGTTCCACGGGGGCACTACCGTACTCAGCGGTGTTATCGGAGGTGTCACCTTCTAAAGGTGTGGGGCTAGGTGCCACCAGTTCGTATTCTGATTCCTCAGGTAGTGTAGTCACTCTGTTAGCAGTAGCCTGCGCTTCTGATGCTGTCAAAGGTGCAGATCTGAATCTTGCGTTCCTAGGCATGGTATTATATACCTTTCCTTCAGTGCTAAGCCATGCCAGACCCGCCAGCAGTCGTGACCTAGTACGTGATGTCATGCACATGTCTAACCTCATAATTTGGTTAAGGGCGCCGTCAGCCAAGAGAGTCAAGTTCAGGCGACTAGGGGTCAATGGGGGCGTTTCTGTCTCCAGCAGTGTTCTGGGTGGTTCACGAGTGTAGAAAGATGTAATCACCACGTGGTTCTGAAAGTTCCATGATGTGTAGAAATGTGGGAATGATGTGTCTCGAGTAGACACTTGGTCTGCACCCATCGGGTATTTGCGCAGCCCAGCCAAATATGGTAGTGGAGCAGAGAAAGTGTTGAGCAACAGCGCTTCAGTTGCGCTATCTTTCGATTTTACGTCGTGGTGTGAGCGAGGCTCAGCATATACTCCTGACTCCATCTCTTTAGCATCCACCGTCTATGAGGGCGGCacagagtttgtttattttaagactGATTGGAGATAAGCGTAGAGTGTATGTTATATGTATCACACAGATGATTATAACTGCGACCATCAAAGCTATGGCGATGTGTGGGAAGTACTTTCTACGAGCACAGCGAGGACAACCTACCAAGGGTTGCAGTTCGATGGACTCTGTGTCCATGCCGGTGTTCTGTACTTCTCTCTTGTCGTTGATTTGTCAATTCCTGTCCTTCTCTCGGGTTCTGTAATTGCTCGGAGTCTCTGGTGACGAGCTCACCGAATTAGGTTCTATAATTGCTCGGAGTTCCTGGTGACGAGCTCACCGAATTACTCACTTAGGGAGTTGGGATGCGTTTCCGTAAACGCTCACAACAAAGCACAGTAGAAAACGAACAACGATTCGGTTTCTTCTTCTtcaggagccgagatggcccagtggttagaacgcgtgcatcttaaccgatgatttcgggttcaaacccaggcaggcaccactgaaatttcatgtgcttaatttgtgtttataattcatctcgtgctcggcggtgaaggaaaacatcgtgaggaaacctgcatgtgtctaatttcaacgaaattctgccacatgtgtattccgccaacccgcattggagcagcgtggtggaatatgctccaaaccttctcctcaaagggagaggaggcctttatcccagcagtgggacgtttacgggctgctaatgctaatgctgtAAACAGGTAAGTAGAAAGATTAGTTATATGGTTTGGTAAGTTAGTGTATATGGGTGGGATCAAAAATACAAAGAAGTGAATgctgtatataaataagttccGGTTAACTgaagtgtaatttttaattattattattaaatataattttttttatgtttaattctattttattttcgaaaagatatattataaatgcatgtAATAAAAAGCGTATCATAATATAAGAAAAGCTTTATTTTCCATTTTGTATACATAAGTCAAaatctttcataaaataaaacactgaaCATAACATACATCACAAGGTaatcattttcttaaaataatagccattattaacatattttgttaaaattctcTCAATCAAATCAACGTCGCTATAATTTCTATGTTAAccattattgattatttaagacaagaaaaaacaaacataactaacaacaatattcaaaaagtaatataatgagtcaacaatattaaaatacacttaATCAGTCTTCAAATCATAATTTGTATtgcaaaacacaaaaaatacgaACACAAACTAGAtagttttaaaacttaataataggCGTGTCGAcagtgttaaataatttaagatgttttgattttagcgaataatctatacttaaagatattttttaaagaattttattataataaataaattgagattaataagatattcaataaaaattaaactgtaaaAACTACAATCGGCCATTTTGAATGAAACACCAATCACAGCGCATTATGTCACGTCTATATAAATGTCACTGAGAAGCTTCAGATTTTGTTGTGTTTACGCATATTTATTGAGTTTTGTATCGATTTGTTACCATCAGTGCCATTTCTCGACATCATTACGATGGAGCCAGGCTATATAAAGGCAACAAGCTCTAATTTACCGAGGATTGATATACTGATGTTAGGAGAATTCCTCGcatcaaataaagatttttgctCCTCCGAGTTCAGAAATGTAAAAACCTCCTTGTAAGTATATAAAGTTTGTATTTATCTGTGTCGGTAATTCTAAGATGTTCAAACATTTCGTGACATTGTTCGACaaggaaatattttcatttttacaaaaataagattATCTTTTAGGTTATGTAACTATTTCACTTTTTTATGTTGTAACAAGATCATAAACATGTCTTTAACAATATAGAGAGTATATTTTAACACCTACAAACAGTACCTATGtctcattataaaattttatctgtaaatacatattatgtacatacttaTTTCTAACATGTACTATGATTAACGTAAACACCATGTCAAGTCAGTATGTAGATGTTGTCctgattattgttatttattccaGGTCTTCAAGACCATCCTATGGCGATGATGCAATCAGTTATGTACAACTGAAAAGAGAAGA
It encodes:
- the LOC125075584 gene encoding uncharacterized protein LOC125075584, with translation MSAEKPSEKETLPAFASRLISSLTNRWKDVNKEEIAVATVLAHLSQFEPRLQRMAFTTNITSREKLQQELSAFSHLKRKINTTSELSNTTDVKRARLTQVQCYNSGKSGHKRVECRSKTIDTRGRPTPTTSSSQASQQPAAKTLVSFKCGKPGHIAARCNSSSHGGSGPAVGGAHGGERRVDVCTVQPPSGTLIHRGELIQFTYDSGAECSLVKESFSSKFSGKRHYNVVAMTGIGKTQAFITEQILCCVTINGHPLEILLHVLPDSYLQSNVMLGREILNRGFAVNMTATELSFTKVCCVYSISQNSDNTLRLDLITTGVSGENKSKLLDVLNQFSEYFITGLPTTRVNTGELKIKLIDSNRTVQRRPYRMSTEERSIVRKRVKELLEANIIRPSCSPFASPALLVKKHDGSDRMCIDYRELNSTTVSDRYPLPLISDQIARLHGANYFSKLDCASGFHLIPVSEDSIEMTAFITNDGQYEFLTMPFGLKNAISVFQRAIMNALGDLAHDYVIVYVDDILIVSPDVELGLQRLYTVLEVLTKAGFSLNLKKCSFLKTKVEFLGFEVESGQIKPNRRKVEALTALPPPETVTQLRQFIGLASYFRQLIKDFSKIMAPLHRLTSLKGELNWKPEHEVIRQKVISVLSSDPILSIYDPELPVELHTDASSLGYGAILFQVKDNKRSVVAYYSKRTSPAESQYHSYDLETLAVVNSIKHFRQYLHGKKFTVFTDCNSLKSSQTKKELTPRAHRWWSFLQSFDFDVVYREGKRMSHVDFFSRNPLSLDSKAVDRVSPKRVDVTELSPNWLQAEQQCDAEISKIITDLEENRLDEQLAKTYVLRSDAFTKYVLLFHSTNIDSKSSIHAVTKSTALFGAPSRIIADQGRCFASKEFRDFCVSKNIDLHLIAAGSSRANGQVERVMSVLKSMLTAVETSGDKSWQDTISEVQLAINCTMNRVTKASPLELLIGKVARPLSLMCSEIETDVDLNEIRDRAAENITKGAEYDKARFDKTKAKIKNFAVGDFVLLENEERNQTKLDSKYKGPFKVIEVLDGDRYMLKALNSKRTYKYAHDRLRKMPAGHLPVDVDVDDSCNGIDE